A window from Vigna angularis cultivar LongXiaoDou No.4 chromosome 7, ASM1680809v1, whole genome shotgun sequence encodes these proteins:
- the LOC108338170 gene encoding formin-like protein 18 isoform X5 translates to MALFRKFFYKKPPDGLLEITERVYVFDYCFTTDVMEEEEYRVYLGGIIGQLRGHFPDASFMVFNMREGDCQSQISNILCDYDMTVIDYPRQYEGCPLLTMEMIHHFLRSGENWLELGHHNVVLMHCERGGWPLLAFMLAALLIYRKMFTGEQKTLDMIYKQAPRELLQLMSPLNPLASQLRYLQYISRRNVGSEWPPLDRALTLDCVIIRLIPNMGGEGGCRPIFRIYGQDPFIPADRTPKVLFSTPKRSKLVRYCRQVVPKSFYPNLICFLTPFLLFLLPILRCSFHYMFLLPEMFFFSYLFQTDCELVKIDIHCHVQGDVVFECIHLYSDLEHEEMMFRVMFNTAFIRSNILMLNRDEIDILWNAKDCFPKNFRVEVLFSDMDASTSVISIDLPRVEEKDGLPVEAFAKVKEIFSNVDWLDSKEEVASVLQQITSSNMLLERLDSGVSAATSDLQKESSEKSSAVLKAYSDTNIQTSAVQGKHSTSSLGSSLDLAMGNKTEPLESKTLSKNDIETLECSGQGNQPIHSFGLSKDSDSTKRGTESLESKEKDIESLASTDADSLAKKIDLLGSKEKTFESLNSEAFLENDSRFKYEPRPLAEVDNSSGSAPMEKNNDPLELKVSPENTLKTSASTSQGKQLTPSFGLITDSSSPEKPVESLDNAKVTTSMPHVEKSMPSIEPYKDAYSMTHDMGPLETKSLTDGNSIKEKMGQLEQMVLSENDTKSVTSTAQGKQYSPLLEQPVEASTIKTKIEPHELQVSLQLPTQSKIISSPVRPAVRSASASTSYFNSLKGSPVAISRYRSAPSALGITSVLQDHAAVDIKEVTHPVTVSPPASVLPPSDSKVLNSVEPSPTAIPPASSSPLLPSLPLKTSVDALKTTEKTFESLSPAAVTTPPPPPPPSSQCDHTSNLMQSNATQYPENTNEGKKPLVGPPPPPPSPSMLAPPIPSFSPAPSLPETSLSTTQDSCKGPPAPPPPPALSGFPSSLGINESVAIPGPPPPPPPPPPSLSSSAPPLAPPPPPLAPPPPPLAPPPPPPPPSASAFQNSLSENGPPVPPPPPPSLSGSTISPSAPPPPPPPGSASQNSLSSSTNVPPVPPPPLSANGLSKPGVPGPPSVPGPPSAPGPPSAPFGEKGRGLMRANAKFQSRRSNLKPYHWLKLTRAMQGSLWAETQKLDEFCRAPEFDMSELETLFSAASPAANDGKGGKLNRRASGQKVEKVQLIELRRAYNCEIMLTKVKIPLPDLMSAVLAMDDTVLDIDQLDNLIKFSPTKEEMETLKNYAGNKDNLGKCEQFFLELMKVPRVESKLRVFSFKMQFLSQVSELKRDLNIVNSASEEIRNSVKLKRIMQTILSLGNALNHGTARGAAVGFRLDSLLKLTDTRSRNNKMTLMHYLCKVLAEKLGELLDFHKDLVSLEAASKIQLKYLAEEMQAISKGLEKVVQELTASENDGPVSEYFCQILKGFLSYAESEVRSLAQLYANVKCRCIGFILW, encoded by the exons ATGGCATTGTTCCGCAAGTTCTTCTATAAGAAGCCCCCAGATGGGCTTCTAGAAATCACTGAAAGGGTTTATG TCTTTGATTACTGCTTTACCACGGATGttatggaagaagaagaatatagAGTGTATCTAGGAGGAATAATTGGGCAACTTCGTGGTCACTTCCCTGATGCTTCATTTATGGTGTTCAACATGAGGGAGGGAGACTGCCAAAGCCAGATTTCAAACATTTTGTGTGACTACGATATGACTGTGATAGACTATCCTCGACAGTATGAAGGGTGCCCATTGCTTACCATGGAGATGATCCATCATTTCTTGAGATCAGGTGAAAACTGGCTTGAACTTGGGCATCACAATGTTGTCTTGATGCATTGTGAACGAGGTGGGTGGCCGTTATTAGCATTTATGCTGGCTGCACTCTTGATTTATAGAAAGATGTTTACAGGGGAGCAAAAAACACTAGACATGATATACAAGCAAGCTCCTCGGGAACTTCTGCAGTTGATGTCACCATTGAATCCTTTAGCTTCACAATTGAGATATCTTCAGTACATATCAAGAAGAAATGTTGGTTCAGAATGGCCTCCTCTTGATAGGGCACTTACTTTGGACTGTGTAATTATAAGACTCATTCCTAACATGGGTGGAGAGGGTGGCTGCCGTCCTATATTTAGAATATATGGGCAAGACCCTTTTATTCCTGCAGATCGAACTCCCAAAGTTCTCTTCTCAACTCCAAAAAGGAGCAAACTTGTTCGCTACTGTAGGCAGGTGGTACCCAAGTCCTTTTACCCTAATTTAATATGCTTTTTAACACCCTTTCTTTTGTTCTTACTACCTATATTGAGATGTTCCTTCCATTATATGTTCTTACTACccgaaatgttttttttttcatatttgtttcaGACTGACTGTGAACTGGTTAAGATTGACATCCACTGTCATGTTCAAGGTGATGTTGTTTTTGAGTGTATTCATCTGTACAGTGATTTAGAGCATGAAGAAATGATGTTTCGGGTGATGTTTAATACAGCATTCATAAGATCAAATATTTTGATGCTTAACCGTGATGAAATTGACATACTATGGAATGCTAAAGATTGCTTCCCTAAGAATTTTAGAGTGGAG GTTCTTTTCTCAGATATGGATGCTTCAACTTCTGTTATTTCAATTGATCTGCCTCGTGTTGAGGAGAAAGATGGCCTCCCTGTTGAAGCATTTGCGAAGGTCAAGGAGATTTTCAGCAATGTGGATTGGCTAGATTCAAAGGAAGAAGTAGCAAGTGTGCTCCAACAGATCACATCTTCAAATATGCTTCTGGAAAGATTAGACTCTGGGGTTTCTGCTGCAACAAGTGACTTGCAAAAGGAGTCATCTGAAAAGTCTTCAGCTGTTTTGAAGGCATACAGTGATACAAACATTCAAACTTCTGCAGTTCAGGGGAAACATTCTACATCCTCATTAGGATCGTCTTTGGATTTAGCTATGGGAAATAAGACTGAACCATTAGAGTCAAAGACATTGTCCAAAAATGACATTGAGACTCTTGAATGTTCAGGTCAAGGGAACCAACCTATTCACTCATTTGGGCTCTCAAAAGATTCAGATTCTACTAAAAGGGGGACTGAGTCATTAGAATCCAAGGAGAAGGATATTGAGTCATTAGCATCCACTGATGCAGATTCATTGGCAAAGAAGATTGATTTATTAGGATCAAAGGAGAAAACATTTGAGTCACTCAACTCCGAGGCATTTTTGGAAAATGATAGCAGATTCAAATATGAACCTAGGCCGCTTGCAGAAGTTGATAACTCATCTGGTAGTGCTCCTATGGAAAAGAATAATGACCCTCTAGAATTAAAGGTATCACCAGAAAATACCCTCAAGACTTCTGCTTCCACGAGTCAGGGAAAACAGCTTACTCCCTCATTTGGACTCATAACAGATTCTAGTTCTCCTGAAAAGCCAGTTGAATCATTAGACAATGCCAAGGTTACAACATCTATGCCTCATGTGGAGAAGTCTATGCCCTCAATTGAACCATATAAGGATGCATATTCAATGACACATGACATGGGACCATTAGAAACAAAGTCATTAACGGATGGAAAttcaataaaagagaaaatgggGCAATTAGAGCAAATGGTATTGTCAGAAAATGATACCAAGAGTGTCACATCCACAGCTCAGGGGAAACAATATAGTCCTTTACTTGAACAGCCCGTTGAAGCAAGCACAATTAAAACGAAAATTGAACCTCATGAATTGCAGGTTTCCCTCCAGCTTCCCACTCaatcaaaaataatttcttcacCGGTGCGTCCAGCTGTCCGATCTGCTTCTGCTTCCACTTCTTATTTTAACTCCTTAAAAGGTTCACCTGTAGCTATCTCAAGATATCGTAGTGCACCATCAGCTCTTGGAATAACATCTGTGTTGCAGGATCATGCAGCAGTGGATATCAAAGAAGTAACTCATCCAGTGACAGTATCTCCTCCAGCTTCTGTGTTGCCTCCTTCAGACTCCAAGGTGTTAAATTCTGTAGAGCCTAGTCCCACAGCTATTCCTCCAGCATCATCATCGCCTTTGCTTCCATCTTTACCTTTAAAAACTTCAGTTGATGCTCTTAAAACCACGGAAAAAACTTTTGAATCCCTTTCTCCTGCAGCTGTAactacaccaccaccaccaccaccaccatcttCTCAATGCGATCACACTTCAAATTTGATGCAATCTAATGCTACTCAGTACCCTGAGAATACAAATGAGGGTAAGAAACCATTGGTTggtcctcctcctcctcccccATCCCCTTCAATGCTCGCTCCTCCAATCCCATCATTTTCTCCAGCCCCTTCCCTTCCTGAAACATCACTTTCCACAACCCAAGATTCATGTAAAGGTCCTCCTGCACCGCCACCTCCACCTGCGCTGTCTGGGTTTCCTTCTTCATTGGGTATAAATGAATCAGTTGCTATACCTGgccctcctcctcctcccccGCCTCCACCTCCTAGCCTTTCAAGTTCTGCACCACCATtagcaccaccaccaccaccattagcaccaccaccaccaccattagcaccaccaccaccaccacccccTCCTTCCGCTTCTGCATTCCAAAATTCTTTGTCTGAGAATGGTCCTCCTGTACCCCCACCTCCACCTCCTAGCCTTTCTGGTTCAACAATATCACCTTCAGcgccaccaccacctcctcctccAGGTTCTGCGTCCCAAAATTCTTTGTCTAGCTCCACAAATGTTCCACCTGTACCCCCACCTCCCCTTTCTGCCAATGGATTGTCAAAACCTGGAGTTCCTGGACCACCTTCTGTTCCTGGACCACCTTCTGCTCCTGGACCACCTTCTGCTCCTTTTGGTGAAAAGGGTCGTGGCCTGATGCGAGCTAATGCAAAATTTCAGTCTAGGAGGAGCAATCTGAAACCTTACCATTGGCTAAAATTAACAAGGGCGATGCAAGGAAGCTTATGGGCTGAGACACAGAAACTAGATGAATTTTGTAG GGCTCCAGAGTTTGACATGTCAGAACTTGAAACTTTGTTCTCCGCAGCTTCCCCAGCTGCTAATGATGGAAAAGGAGGAAAGTTAAATCGCCGTGCCTCTGGGCAAAAAGTTGAGAAAGTTCAACTG ATTGAGCTCAGGCGGGCCTATAACTGTGAGATCATGCTTACAAAAGTCAAAATTCCTTTGCCTGACTTGATG AGTGCTGTGCTTGCAATGGATGATACAGTATTAGACATTGATCAACTTGATAACCTCATAAAATTCTCTCCAACCAAAGAAGAGATGGAAACACTCAAG AACTATGCCGGGAATAAGGACAACTTGGGAAAGTGTGAGCAG TTCTTCTTAGAATTGATGAAAGTTCCAAGAGTGGAAAGCAAGCTAAGAGTTTTCTCTTTTAAGATGCAATTCCTGTCCCAG GTTTCAGAGCTTAAAAGAGATTTGAATATTGTGAATTCTGCATCTGAAGAG ATAAGGAATTCAGTCAAGTTGAAAAGAATCATGCAGACTATTCTTTCTCTGGGTAATGCTTTGAACCATGGAACTGCAAGAG GTGCGGCTGTTGGGTTTCGATTGGATAGTCTCCTTAAACTGACTGATACACGATCAAGAAATAACAAGATGACTCTTATGCATTATCTCTGTAAG